A portion of the Ailuropoda melanoleuca isolate Jingjing chromosome 18, ASM200744v2, whole genome shotgun sequence genome contains these proteins:
- the LOC117797082 gene encoding serine/arginine-rich splicing factor 10-like, translating to MSRYLRPPNTSLFVRNVADDTRSEDLRREFGRYGPIVDVYVPLDFYTCRPRGFAYVQFEDVRDAEDALHNLDRKWICGRQIEIQFAQGDRKTPNQMKAKEGRNVYSSSRYDDYDRYRRPRTRSYERRRSRSRSFDYNYRRSYSPRNSRPAGRPRRSRSHSDNDR from the coding sequence ATGTCCCGCTACCTGCGCCCCCCCAACACGTCCCTCTTCGTAAGGAACGTGGCCGACGACACCAGGTCTGAAGATTTACGACGAGAATTTGGTCGTTATGGTCCTATAGTTGATGTGTATGTTCCACTTGATTTCTACACGTGCCGTCCAAGAGGATTTGCTTATGTTCAATTTGAGGATGTCCGCGATGCTGAAGACGCTTTACATAATTTGGACAGAAAATGGATTTGTGGACGCCAAATTGAAATACAGTTTGCACAGGGGGATCGGAAAACTCCAAATCAGATGAAAgccaaagaagggagaaatgtgTACAGTTCTTCACGCTATGATGATTATGACAGATACAGACGTCCTAGAACCCGGAGTTATGAAAGAAGAAGATCAAGAAGCCGGTCCTTTGATTACAACTATAGGAGATCTTATAGTCCTAGAAACAGTAGACCGGCTGGAAGACCACGGCGTAGCAGAAGCCATTCCGACAATGATAGATAA